Proteins from a genomic interval of Paenibacillus sp. RC334:
- the yiaY gene encoding L-threonine dehydrogenase: MTGTSKFMMPGMSLMGSGALADAGTEIGKLGFKNALIVTDKPLVDIGIVKKVTNMLDSLNVKSVVYSGTQPNPTVSNVNEGLALLKQSGCDFIISLGGGSPHDCAKGIALLASNGGQIGDYEGVDKSAKPSFPLIAINTTAGTASEMTMFCIITDEERHIKMAIVDKHTTPLIAVNDPDLMMAMPQSLTAATGMDALTHSIEAYVSTNATPITDACALKAIELIRDHLVKAVDDGNDVEARSQMAYAEFLAGMAFNNAGLGFVHAMAHQLGGFYNLPHGVCNAILLPHVERYNAKASAERLTDIARTLGEKTDGVTPEQGANLALRAIEKLAKRVNIPSGLEELGVKREDFAVLAANALKDACGVTNPIQPTQQEVIDIFEQAM; this comes from the coding sequence ATGACGGGAACTTCCAAATTCATGATGCCGGGTATGAGTCTTATGGGCTCAGGCGCACTGGCGGATGCAGGTACAGAAATCGGAAAATTGGGCTTTAAAAATGCATTGATCGTAACCGATAAGCCTTTAGTTGATATCGGGATTGTGAAAAAAGTAACAAACATGTTGGACAGTCTAAACGTAAAATCCGTCGTATACAGCGGCACGCAGCCGAATCCCACGGTTTCCAATGTCAACGAGGGCTTGGCGCTGCTGAAACAATCCGGGTGTGATTTTATTATTTCGCTCGGAGGCGGGTCACCGCATGACTGTGCCAAGGGCATCGCACTTTTGGCCTCCAACGGCGGACAGATCGGCGACTACGAAGGCGTGGATAAATCCGCGAAGCCTTCCTTCCCTCTGATTGCCATTAACACCACGGCAGGAACAGCTAGTGAAATGACCATGTTTTGTATTATTACGGATGAAGAGCGTCATATCAAAATGGCGATTGTCGACAAGCACACGACACCACTCATTGCCGTCAATGATCCTGATCTGATGATGGCTATGCCCCAGTCATTAACTGCCGCAACAGGGATGGATGCGCTCACTCACTCTATTGAAGCTTATGTTTCCACGAATGCCACACCGATCACAGATGCTTGCGCGCTTAAAGCAATCGAGCTGATTCGGGATCATCTAGTCAAAGCCGTCGATGATGGAAACGATGTGGAAGCCCGTAGCCAAATGGCCTACGCCGAATTCCTCGCAGGGATGGCATTCAATAACGCCGGATTGGGCTTTGTTCACGCCATGGCACATCAACTGGGTGGCTTCTATAATCTGCCGCACGGGGTCTGTAACGCCATTTTACTGCCGCATGTAGAGCGCTACAACGCCAAGGCTTCCGCCGAACGGCTCACCGACATTGCCCGTACACTTGGCGAAAAAACGGACGGTGTTACACCAGAACAAGGTGCCAACCTCGCCTTGCGCGCCATTGAAAAGCTGGCTAAACGGGTCAACATCCCTTCCGGGCTGGAAGAACTCGGCGTCAAGCGTGAAGACTTCGCTGTTCTCGCCGCCAACGCACTCAAAGATGCCTGCGGTGTAACCAATCCGATTCAGCCTACACAGCAGGAAGTAATCGACATTTTTGAACAGGCGATGTAG
- a CDS encoding AraC family transcriptional regulator translates to MDNSKTLGDFNRYSELQYGYETDLIRILYYDLPENYYEKYASYECPKLCTILEGRKEVKINETEHFEYDSQEIILLPPQSSVEMKIKEHTKALVFELSDQLMERLRNVVEEEFQVPESCPTHAVVRCELNEKADSLTASMERIKQYMAHPAERKNFLIDLSAQEMAYHLLQMQVLEQNLLTNHRHPVFRAIRDIQEQLPGIRHVKDLADNYNMSHANFTNQFKKITGLTPLDYITNQKMQLAKQWLQCRNVTEVAFDLNYESVSYFIGLFKKKYGITPKQYQMNVQRQVVVT, encoded by the coding sequence ATGGACAATTCCAAGACTTTAGGCGACTTTAATCGTTATAGCGAACTGCAATATGGATATGAAACCGATCTGATCCGAATTTTGTATTATGATCTTCCAGAAAATTATTACGAGAAATATGCTTCATATGAATGCCCGAAGCTGTGTACGATTTTGGAGGGGAGAAAAGAAGTCAAAATTAATGAAACGGAGCATTTTGAATACGATTCTCAGGAGATTATCCTGCTTCCTCCCCAGTCAAGCGTTGAAATGAAAATCAAAGAACACACCAAGGCACTGGTCTTTGAATTAAGCGATCAGTTGATGGAACGTTTAAGAAACGTGGTAGAGGAGGAATTTCAGGTCCCGGAGAGTTGCCCGACTCATGCGGTGGTTCGCTGCGAGCTGAACGAAAAGGCGGATTCACTTACCGCATCGATGGAGCGGATCAAGCAATATATGGCACATCCCGCCGAAAGAAAAAATTTCCTGATTGATCTGAGTGCTCAGGAAATGGCCTATCATCTGCTACAGATGCAGGTGCTTGAGCAGAATCTGCTTACGAACCATCGGCATCCTGTGTTTCGAGCGATCCGGGATATTCAGGAGCAGTTGCCTGGGATCAGGCATGTGAAGGATTTAGCGGATAACTATAATATGTCACATGCCAATTTCACGAATCAGTTTAAAAAGATAACAGGATTAACTCCGCTCGACTATATTACGAATCAAAAAATGCAGCTTGCCAAGCAATGGCTCCAGTGCCGAAACGTCACGGAGGTTGCTTTTGATTTAAATTATGAGAGCGTTTCCTATTTTATCGGTCTTTTTAAAAAGAAGTATGGCATTACGCCCAAGCAGTATCAGATGAATGTGCAGCGCCAAGTTGTGGTTACGTAA
- a CDS encoding DinB family protein, with translation MQTFFRYNWMIREQWYRWCEEVPQEELLKERVGGVGGILKTLFHVVDVEWSWVQTIQGKPDFQEDFSRYDTLDKIRELDAKFRIDVEPFVLSWHEGLERKRFEDHLPDGRIVIDAWGEVMRHIIAHQIHHIGQLSIWSRELGKPPVSANVIGKGLIESDRGVD, from the coding sequence ATGCAGACTTTTTTTCGTTACAACTGGATGATTCGGGAACAATGGTACCGCTGGTGTGAAGAGGTACCGCAGGAGGAACTTCTGAAAGAACGCGTTGGCGGGGTTGGCGGCATTCTGAAGACGTTGTTTCATGTCGTCGATGTAGAGTGGAGCTGGGTTCAAACGATTCAGGGGAAACCCGACTTTCAGGAGGATTTCTCGCGATATGATACGCTGGACAAGATTCGCGAGCTGGATGCGAAGTTTCGAATCGATGTCGAGCCGTTCGTGCTCTCCTGGCATGAAGGTCTGGAACGAAAAAGGTTTGAAGATCACCTCCCGGATGGCAGGATTGTGATTGATGCCTGGGGCGAGGTGATGCGCCATATCATTGCCCACCAAATCCACCATATTGGGCAGTTGTCCATATGGTCCCGGGAGCTCGGCAAGCCTCCAGTTTCGGCCAATGTAATCGGCAAAGGGCTGATTGAGAGTGATCGTGGTGTCGATTAG
- a CDS encoding superoxide dismutase, whose product MAFQLPELPYAKDALEPHIDALTVEIHHDRHHNTYVTNLNAALESAPELQSKSLEDLISNLDSVPESIRTAVRNNGGGHHNHSLFWEVIGPNGGGQPTGAIAEAISNELGGYDKFKEDFTKAATTRFGSGWAWLVVGKDGKLAITSTPNQDSPLSEGLTPVLGLDVWEHAYYLKYQNKRPDYIAAFYNVINWDEVNKRYAAAKK is encoded by the coding sequence ATGGCATTTCAATTACCAGAACTTCCTTACGCGAAAGACGCACTGGAGCCGCACATTGATGCGCTGACAGTAGAAATTCACCATGATCGTCACCATAACACATATGTAACAAACCTGAACGCAGCTCTGGAAAGCGCTCCTGAACTGCAAAGCAAAAGCCTGGAGGATCTGATCTCCAATCTGGACAGCGTTCCTGAAAGCATCCGCACTGCGGTTCGCAATAACGGTGGCGGACACCACAACCACAGCCTGTTCTGGGAAGTTATTGGCCCTAACGGCGGCGGACAACCAACTGGCGCTATTGCTGAAGCAATCAGCAACGAGCTGGGCGGCTATGACAAATTCAAAGAAGATTTCACGAAAGCAGCTACAACACGCTTTGGTAGCGGTTGGGCTTGGCTGGTTGTCGGCAAAGACGGCAAACTGGCAATCACCAGCACTCCTAACCAAGACAGCCCACTCTCCGAAGGTCTGACTCCGGTACTTGGACTGGACGTTTGGGAGCATGCTTACTACCTGAAATATCAAAACAAACGCCCGGATTACATTGCAGCATTCTACAATGTTATCAACTGGGATGAAGTGAACAAACGTTACGCGGCTGCGAAGAAATAA
- a CDS encoding GNAT family N-acetyltransferase, with amino-acid sequence MHVRSFQLSDVNPVMELMQIALSEECYKETVGAFARQLSWDSGLIVVAEEDEELVGALIGTIDQNHGCYYRIAIHPDHRRMGIGKSLVESMEQRFQQRKVSRIWVAGDKHNSAAMPLYEAMGYGASQILQTFQQLSILAPH; translated from the coding sequence ATGCACGTTCGTTCCTTTCAATTGAGTGATGTGAATCCAGTAATGGAACTCATGCAGATTGCCTTGTCTGAGGAGTGCTACAAAGAGACGGTGGGCGCTTTTGCCCGTCAGCTTTCGTGGGATTCCGGTTTGATCGTCGTTGCGGAAGAAGATGAAGAGCTGGTTGGCGCTCTAATCGGCACGATTGATCAGAATCATGGTTGTTATTATCGTATTGCTATTCATCCGGATCATCGTCGGATGGGAATTGGCAAATCGCTTGTCGAGTCTATGGAGCAGCGTTTTCAGCAACGTAAGGTTAGCCGCATCTGGGTAGCCGGAGACAAGCATAACAGCGCAGCCATGCCTTTGTATGAAGCGATGGGCTATGGGGCAAGCCAGATTTTACAGACTTTTCAGCAGCTCAGCATTTTGGCTCCTCATTAA
- the lepB gene encoding signal peptidase I, producing the protein MDTLAPSSGPLPSPETSKHAGRWSYIRDWLVTLLIAMTVLLLLNLFVFNLSTVRGHSMQPTLMESQHLFVNKLVYNFHDPGRGDIVILQDPDSNPSSPRFLVKRVIGTPGDVIRVEHNHLYVNGKLQNEPYTDSEIEDGDYGPFTVEPGHFFVMGDNRHAAGSKDSRYFGSIKSQDLLGRAEVVFWPLSEWKWL; encoded by the coding sequence ATGGACACACTGGCTCCTTCGTCAGGCCCGCTTCCTTCGCCGGAAACGTCCAAACATGCAGGTCGTTGGAGTTACATACGCGATTGGTTGGTGACTCTTCTGATCGCGATGACTGTCTTGCTGCTGCTGAACCTGTTCGTGTTTAATTTGTCTACGGTCAGGGGACATTCAATGCAGCCGACGCTGATGGAAAGCCAGCATTTGTTTGTTAACAAGCTGGTTTACAATTTTCATGATCCGGGCAGGGGTGATATCGTGATATTACAAGATCCCGACTCCAATCCGTCCAGTCCGAGATTTTTAGTGAAAAGAGTCATAGGCACTCCGGGGGATGTAATCCGGGTTGAGCATAATCATCTATATGTGAACGGTAAGCTGCAAAACGAGCCTTACACCGACTCTGAGATTGAGGACGGTGATTACGGTCCTTTTACAGTGGAGCCGGGGCACTTTTTTGTCATGGGCGATAACCGACACGCCGCGGGCAGCAAGGATAGCCGATATTTTGGCAGCATTAAATCTCAGGATTTGCTGGGGCGTGCGGAGGTTGTATTTTGGCCGTTATCCGAGTGGAAGTGGCTGTAG
- the rnhA gene encoding ribonuclease HI, translated as MKEVMVYTDGACSGNPGPGGWGVVLLYGEHRKELSGAEKMTTNNRMEIKAVIEALKLLKEPCHVKVHSDSAYVVNCFKQGWIKNWLRNGWRNSKNQPVENKELWEELWELMSKHEVEYVKVKGHSDNELNNHCDFLATSAVKNLR; from the coding sequence ATGAAAGAAGTGATGGTATATACCGACGGCGCTTGTTCGGGAAATCCCGGTCCTGGGGGCTGGGGCGTCGTTTTACTATATGGAGAGCATCGCAAGGAGTTGTCCGGGGCCGAAAAAATGACGACAAACAATCGCATGGAGATCAAGGCCGTGATCGAAGCGCTCAAGCTGCTCAAGGAGCCTTGCCATGTAAAGGTACACAGTGACTCCGCCTATGTCGTAAACTGCTTCAAACAGGGCTGGATTAAGAATTGGCTTCGTAACGGCTGGCGTAACAGTAAAAATCAGCCAGTTGAAAACAAGGAGTTATGGGAAGAACTGTGGGAACTGATGAGCAAGCATGAGGTTGAGTATGTGAAAGTCAAGGGTCACAGTGACAACGAGCTGAACAATCATTGTGATTTCTTGGCGACCAGCGCTGTTAAAAATTTACGGTAG
- the queG gene encoding tRNA epoxyqueuosine(34) reductase QueG: MQRGQTPTAAGTALTWASLKQEIIEAAPGLGIDSIGFASADPFLSLKAILEEHRAKGYESGFEEPDIDKRIYPELYGSQPASLIAIAVAYPSKMKDPPKSDKGKYRGILARSAWGKDYHLVLREAMEKLEAFIGERVPDAIMKNMVDTGELSDRAVAERAGIGFSGKNTMMISPTLGSWIYLGELLTNIPFQPDEPVTDGCGECTKCLDACPTGALVGPGQLNAQRCVSFLTQTKGFLDEEFMLKIGNRLYGCDTCQIVCPKNRGLNWDHHPELTPDPEIVKPLLLPLLDLSNREFKERFGQSAAAWRGKKPIQRNAVIALGNFKDISAVPKLTEVLLDDPRPELRGTAAWALGRIGGENAMTAIKQASEKEQHEQVREMVAQAHSKLEEREQAEQQKVLEGPTTIYYDEMETPIGILTLCATDRGLCRIDFGVFHAKEALLQQWARTWIGEYVYVQEPEKLREAADQLREYFAGKRRDFTVAYDLRGTPFQEQVWRELQNIPYGQSVSYKDIAESIGRAKAVRAVGGANNKNPLPILIPCHRVSGANGSLVGYAGGLPIKIKLLDLEKE; encoded by the coding sequence ATGCAACGTGGACAGACACCAACGGCTGCTGGAACCGCTTTGACTTGGGCATCGCTCAAGCAGGAGATTATCGAAGCGGCTCCGGGGCTGGGCATCGACTCCATCGGGTTCGCATCCGCCGATCCCTTTCTGTCTCTGAAAGCAATATTGGAAGAGCATCGCGCCAAAGGCTATGAATCCGGTTTTGAGGAGCCGGACATTGATAAACGGATCTACCCGGAGCTGTATGGTTCGCAGCCTGCATCCCTGATTGCCATTGCGGTGGCTTATCCTTCCAAAATGAAGGACCCGCCGAAGTCGGACAAAGGCAAGTACCGTGGCATTTTGGCGCGTTCCGCCTGGGGTAAGGACTACCACTTGGTGCTGCGCGAGGCGATGGAAAAGCTGGAGGCTTTTATAGGTGAACGGGTTCCTGACGCGATTATGAAAAACATGGTGGATACCGGGGAGCTGTCGGACCGGGCCGTAGCGGAACGGGCGGGTATTGGGTTTAGCGGAAAAAACACGATGATGATTTCACCGACACTGGGATCATGGATTTATCTCGGTGAGCTGCTGACGAATATCCCTTTTCAGCCGGATGAGCCGGTTACGGACGGTTGTGGGGAGTGTACCAAATGCCTGGATGCGTGCCCTACGGGCGCGCTTGTCGGGCCGGGGCAGCTCAATGCCCAGCGGTGTGTGTCCTTTTTGACGCAAACGAAAGGCTTTCTGGATGAGGAATTTATGCTGAAAATCGGGAACCGGTTGTACGGATGTGATACCTGCCAAATCGTATGCCCGAAAAATCGGGGCCTCAACTGGGATCATCATCCTGAGCTTACACCTGATCCCGAAATTGTGAAGCCATTGCTGCTGCCGTTACTGGATTTGAGCAATCGTGAATTTAAAGAGAGATTTGGTCAAAGTGCGGCAGCCTGGCGGGGAAAGAAGCCGATTCAGCGCAATGCGGTTATTGCGCTCGGCAATTTCAAGGATATTAGCGCCGTGCCCAAGCTGACGGAGGTTCTGCTGGATGATCCGCGTCCTGAGCTTCGGGGCACGGCGGCATGGGCTTTGGGCCGAATAGGAGGGGAAAACGCAATGACAGCGATCAAGCAAGCATCTGAGAAGGAACAACATGAGCAAGTACGCGAAATGGTCGCGCAGGCGCATTCCAAACTTGAGGAACGAGAACAGGCTGAACAGCAAAAGGTCTTAGAAGGGCCGACTACGATCTATTATGATGAAATGGAGACACCTATAGGCATTTTAACGCTGTGTGCAACGGACCGGGGGCTATGCCGGATTGATTTTGGCGTTTTTCATGCGAAGGAGGCACTGCTTCAGCAATGGGCCCGTACATGGATCGGGGAGTATGTCTATGTGCAGGAACCGGAAAAGCTGCGCGAGGCTGCGGACCAACTGCGTGAATATTTTGCCGGGAAACGACGTGATTTCACTGTGGCCTATGATTTGAGGGGCACCCCTTTTCAGGAGCAGGTATGGCGTGAGCTGCAAAATATTCCGTATGGTCAAAGCGTGTCCTACAAGGATATCGCGGAGTCAATTGGCAGAGCCAAGGCGGTACGTGCGGTCGGAGGAGCGAACAACAAAAATCCGTTGCCCATTCTGATACCATGTCACCGGGTATCGGGTGCAAACGGGAGTCTGGTTGGATATGCCGGAGGCCTGCCGATCAAGATAAAGCTGCTGGATTTGGAGAAGGAATGA
- a CDS encoding YneF family protein: protein MVWNIVIPIITLIVGLVGGFFIGAYYLRKQLEKMQNDPETLQKMAKQMGYNLNGKQMQKAQQMMKNQQFSKNQPGQRKNQGHRK from the coding sequence GTGGTGTGGAATATTGTCATTCCGATCATTACCCTGATTGTTGGTTTGGTCGGGGGATTTTTCATCGGTGCTTATTATCTTCGCAAACAGCTTGAAAAGATGCAAAACGATCCTGAGACGCTGCAAAAAATGGCCAAGCAGATGGGTTATAACCTGAATGGGAAGCAAATGCAGAAAGCCCAGCAGATGATGAAGAACCAGCAGTTCTCCAAAAATCAGCCAGGTCAGCGTAAAAATCAGGGCCATCGTAAATAA
- the folE gene encoding GTP cyclohydrolase I FolE: MAGVKDYINRKAADNRDKIEYHVEQILQLIGEDPKREGLLETPARVARMYEEIFAGYEVDPRDALGVTFDENHEELVIVKDIVYYSQCEHHMAPFFGKVHIGYVPSGKIVGLSKLARLVEAVTRRLQVQERITAQIADILNEAVSAHGVMVVVEGEHLCMCARGVKKPGSKTVTSAVRGTFRDDAAQRAEFLSLLKD, translated from the coding sequence GTGGCTGGCGTAAAAGATTATATTAACCGCAAAGCTGCGGATAACCGGGATAAAATCGAGTACCATGTGGAGCAAATTCTACAACTGATCGGTGAGGACCCCAAGCGTGAAGGCTTGCTGGAAACACCGGCACGCGTAGCGCGCATGTATGAGGAGATATTTGCAGGTTATGAGGTTGATCCCCGGGATGCGCTGGGTGTAACATTCGACGAAAATCACGAGGAGCTTGTGATTGTGAAGGACATCGTCTATTACAGCCAGTGTGAGCACCATATGGCTCCTTTCTTCGGAAAAGTGCATATCGGCTATGTACCCAGCGGCAAAATTGTAGGACTAAGCAAGCTTGCCCGTCTGGTTGAGGCTGTGACGCGCCGTTTGCAGGTTCAGGAGCGCATTACGGCACAGATCGCAGATATTTTGAATGAAGCGGTCTCCGCTCACGGGGTTATGGTGGTCGTGGAAGGCGAGCACTTGTGTATGTGCGCAAGAGGCGTCAAAAAGCCTGGCAGCAAAACGGTAACATCTGCGGTACGCGGAACGTTTCGTGATGATGCTGCGCAGCGTGCAGAGTTCCTCTCGCTGCTCAAGGATTGA
- a CDS encoding lipoate--protein ligase family protein — translation MENVHMSADKTTVLPDLQWFEAPLVTTQTDVLSPLAWEELACRQVGQGAAPVLHLWRHPAALVIGHRDRRLPYAPQAMERVRNAGTSVCVRPSGGAAVMLDRGVLNLSLILPNPQRAISLHEDFRLMAGLISDALAPWSAEAQTGEIAGSFCPGDYDVSVRGRKFCGIAQRRQAKAYIITAFVMIEGSGAERAQVVQRFYAEAAGAASPGVAQPDYPQVNPATMRSLAELAGVPSVEAYTASLRRVVESRAAILPADDSLVQPQGLMEQMRALRERYDSQV, via the coding sequence ATGGAGAATGTACATATGTCAGCAGACAAAACAACGGTTTTGCCTGATCTGCAATGGTTTGAAGCGCCACTCGTGACCACTCAGACGGATGTTTTGTCTCCACTGGCGTGGGAGGAACTGGCCTGCCGGCAAGTAGGGCAAGGAGCTGCGCCTGTTTTGCATCTATGGCGGCACCCGGCTGCGCTGGTGATCGGCCACCGGGACCGCAGGCTTCCGTACGCGCCGCAGGCGATGGAGCGTGTGCGGAACGCCGGAACCTCGGTATGCGTGCGTCCCTCGGGCGGAGCGGCTGTCATGCTGGACAGGGGGGTACTGAACCTGTCCCTGATCCTGCCGAATCCGCAGCGGGCGATCAGCCTGCATGAAGATTTTCGGCTTATGGCGGGGCTGATCAGCGATGCGCTGGCCCCGTGGTCCGCCGAGGCGCAGACCGGGGAAATCGCCGGGTCCTTCTGTCCTGGCGATTACGATGTCAGCGTCCGAGGCCGCAAGTTTTGCGGCATTGCGCAGCGGCGGCAGGCCAAGGCCTATATCATCACGGCCTTTGTGATGATTGAGGGCAGTGGCGCGGAGCGCGCACAGGTGGTGCAGCGGTTCTATGCGGAGGCAGCCGGAGCTGCGTCGCCAGGCGTGGCGCAACCGGATTATCCGCAGGTGAATCCGGCAACGATGCGCAGCCTGGCGGAGCTGGCCGGGGTGCCGTCGGTTGAGGCGTATACGGCATCGCTGCGCCGTGTAGTCGAAAGTCGGGCGGCAATTTTGCCTGCTGATGACTCATTGGTGCAGCCGCAAGGACTGATGGAGCAAATGAGAGCGCTCAGAGAGCGATACGATTCGCAGGTGTAG
- a CDS encoding Fe-Mn family superoxide dismutase: MLSTYGSFLPLRVLEEIRHWKQQESWHVEVIKSATEGLEPAYVRLLDDWRTVFEQTERTAIELLEEQRSALDPADQAWHRQWERSAAAAQAQAGHPGQSRESGSGSAQVELQSIEATAGVTSDSQPVSQELNRRLDELLQTANRQSQEYVRQLSLLTEHSHALRQQPKSTGIVLHAAYESQYFLISTNPFQEPGSIARATALFHVAAEGEDYPEDALRERQTGQTGGTRWEGPWANKDKGVQSSQTEPSATEKTSPGRPVPIGGHRLPPLPYPYNALEPYIDEKTMRIHHDKHHLSYVNDLNKAEKKLEEARKTGDFDLVKHWERELAFNGAGHYLHTLFWTIMSPQGGGTPSGPLAEQIKKDFGSYEAFKKQFSSAAEKVEGGGWAILTWSPRAGRLEILQAEKHQNLTQWESIPLLAIDVWEHAYYLKHQNERNKYIEDWWHVVNWPEVEKRYTQASKLRWQPF, from the coding sequence ATGCTGAGTACTTACGGGTCTTTCCTGCCCTTACGTGTGCTGGAGGAAATCCGGCATTGGAAACAGCAGGAAAGCTGGCATGTGGAAGTGATTAAGTCCGCTACAGAGGGCCTGGAGCCTGCCTACGTGCGGCTGCTGGATGACTGGAGGACGGTATTCGAACAGACGGAACGCACCGCTATAGAGCTGCTTGAAGAGCAGCGAAGCGCCCTTGATCCGGCAGATCAGGCGTGGCATCGTCAATGGGAGCGGTCGGCGGCGGCTGCACAAGCACAAGCCGGGCATCCGGGGCAATCGAGAGAATCGGGGTCAGGATCGGCACAAGTAGAGCTACAATCGATTGAGGCAACGGCAGGAGTGACATCAGATTCACAGCCTGTCTCACAAGAGCTGAATCGTCGTCTGGACGAATTGCTGCAAACCGCAAACCGCCAGTCACAAGAGTATGTACGGCAGCTCAGTCTGCTGACCGAGCACAGCCATGCGTTACGACAACAGCCGAAATCCACCGGAATTGTACTGCATGCGGCATATGAGAGCCAGTATTTCCTGATCTCGACCAACCCCTTTCAGGAGCCCGGCTCCATTGCGCGGGCCACTGCGTTGTTTCATGTGGCGGCAGAGGGTGAGGATTACCCCGAGGATGCGCTGCGAGAGCGGCAGACAGGGCAGACAGGCGGCACGAGGTGGGAAGGACCGTGGGCGAACAAAGACAAAGGCGTCCAGTCAAGCCAGACAGAGCCTTCGGCTACGGAAAAAACTTCCCCCGGCAGGCCTGTTCCTATCGGAGGACATCGTTTGCCGCCGCTCCCATACCCCTATAATGCGCTTGAACCGTACATTGATGAGAAAACGATGCGTATCCACCATGACAAGCATCATCTAAGCTATGTGAATGATTTAAACAAAGCGGAGAAAAAGCTGGAGGAAGCCCGGAAAACGGGCGATTTTGACCTTGTGAAGCATTGGGAACGCGAGCTGGCGTTTAACGGTGCAGGCCATTATCTGCACACTCTTTTCTGGACGATTATGAGTCCTCAAGGCGGTGGAACACCAAGCGGGCCGCTGGCGGAGCAGATCAAAAAGGACTTTGGCAGCTATGAGGCATTCAAGAAGCAATTCAGCTCAGCAGCCGAGAAGGTCGAGGGCGGCGGCTGGGCTATCCTGACGTGGAGTCCACGTGCAGGACGGCTTGAAATTTTGCAGGCCGAAAAGCACCAGAACCTGACTCAATGGGAGTCCATTCCGTTGCTGGCGATAGATGTATGGGAGCATGCCTATTACTTAAAGCATCAGAACGAGCGCAACAAATACATTGAGGACTGGTGGCATGTCGTGAACTGGCCTGAGGTCGAAAAGCGCTACACCCAAGCCTCGAAGCTGAGATGGCAACCGTTCTAA